Genomic segment of Streptomyces sp. NBC_01210:
CGCCAGCCGGTCGAGCGGCAGCGCGCCGACCGCCAGCGCCCGCCCCACCCGCCACACGCCCTTGAGGTCGTCCGTCGCCGTGCTCACGATGTGCACCGTGGAGTCCGGGTCGTCGACCCAGTCCACCGGCACCTCATGGATACGCAGCCCGGCGCGCTCCGCCAGCACCAGCAGCTCCGTGTCGAAGAACCATCCGGTGTCCTCGACCATCGGCAGCAGCCGCTCGGCGACCTCCCGCCGTATCGCCTTGAACCCGCACTGGGCGTCGGAGAACCGTGCGGCAAGCGACCCGCGCAGAATCAGGTTGTAGGCGCGCGAGATGAACTCCCGCTTCGGGCCGCGCACCACCCGCGACGACCGCGCGAGGCGCGATCCGATCGCCAGGTCCGAGTGCCCCGAGATCAGCTGCGCGACCAGCGGCAGCAGTGCGTTGAGGTCGGTCGACAGATCCACGTCCATATAGGCGAGTACGGGGGCGTCGGAGTGCGACCACACGGTGCGCAGCGCGCGCCCCCGCCCCTTCTCTTCCAGCCGGTACGACCGCACCTCGGCGATCGTGTCGTCGAGCCACGCCGCCACCTCGGGCGTGCGGTCGGTGCTCGCGTTGTCGGCGATGGTGATCCGGAAGCCGTACGGGAAGGTCCGCGCCAGGTGGTCGTGCAGTCGCAGCACGCACCGCTCGAGGTCGGCCTCCTCGTTGTAGACCGGGATCACCACATCGAGTACGGGCAGTCCGGCCGCGGCGGCGAGCAGATGCTCCCGGGCCGGCAGAGTCCCCCTTGGGGTGTCGGTTCGCATGGAACGACACTCGGCGGGCGCGCTGTCACATCTGTGTGATGCGCCTGTGCCCCGTCTGTGAGTCGTACACGGCGGGCAGTTCCACCGCGAAGACGGTGTGACCGGGCCGGGACCACACCGTCACGGTGCCGCCGTGCGCGGTGACGACGGCCTGCACGATCGCCAGGCCGAGACCGGTACTTCCGGCGCCCCGGGACCTGGACGCGTCGCCGCGCGCGAACCGTTCGAAGATGTGGGGTTGCAGCTCGGGCGGGATGCCGGGCCCGTCGTCCTCGATCTCCAGCACGACCTTCGGCCCGCCGACACGCACCCGCGCGGTGACAGTGGTGCCGGCCGGCGTGTGGGTACGGGCGTTCGCCAGCAGATTGACCAGCACCTGATGGAGCCGGGCGCCGTCGCCGCGTACGGTCGCGGGTTCGACCGGCAGCTCGAGCAGCCACTTGTGGTCCTGGCCCGCCGCCCGCGCATCGCTGAGCGCGTCCACGACGAGTGGGGAGAGATCAGTGCTCTGGTACGAGAGCGGGCGTCCGGCGTCGAGCCGCGCGAGCAGCAGCAGGTCCTCCACCAGGCCCGTCATCCGGGTCGCCTCGGCCTCGATCCGCCCCAGTGCGTGCCGGGTGTCCGCGCCGACCTCCTCCCGTCCGCGCCGGGTCAGCTCGGCGTACCCGCGGATCGACGCCAGCGGCGTACGCAGCTCGTGGCTGGCGTCCGCGACAAACTGCCGCACCCGTGTCTCGCTCTCCTGCCGCACCGCGAGCGCCGAACCGACGTGCCCCAGCATCCGGTTGAGCGCGGCGCCGACCTGCCCGACCTCGGTCCGGGGATCGGCCTCGGCGGCCGGGACCCGCTCGTGCAGGGCCACCTCACCGCTGTGCAGCGGCAGTTCGGAGACCCGGGTGGCGGTGGCGGCGACCCGCCGGAGCGGCCGCAGCGCGACACCGACCAGGGCGGCGCCGGCGATCCCGGCGGCGATCAGTCCGGCGCCGGTCACACAGACCTCGACCACAACGAGAGTGCCGAGCGCGTCCTGCAGCTCTCGCGTGGGGAGCCCGACCAGGAAGGAACCGCGGCTCCCGGTGATGTACTTGACCCGGTATTCGCCCAGGCCCGCCAGCTCCGTGGTGTGCTCACTGCGGTCGCGCGGTACCTCCGCCAGGCCCTCGGCCTGCGCCACGGTGAGCGCACTCGCCTGCGGCGCGAGACCCTCCGACCCCTGCTCGGTGCTGGCCACACCCCGGTCGATGCTGCCGTCCTCGGCGACCAGGGCGCCGACGGTGCCCACCGGCATACCGCCGCCGTTGACGAAGCCCAGCGGATCCTTGGACAGCGTATCGATGGGCGATCGCCCGCCGCCCATGTCCGGCGGGCCCGCGGCCCGGATCGCGACGTTGCGCAGCTGGATGTCCAACTGGCCGTACAAATAGGTGCGGTAGGCGATCGTCGTGGCCGTTCCGATCATCGCCGCCACCACCGCGATCAGCGTCACCGCGGAGACCACGAGCCGGGTCCGCAGCGACCATCTGCGGCCCCTCAAACCGCTCAAGCTACTCACCGGGCTTGATCAGATACCCGGCACCGCGCCTGGTGTGGATCATCGGCGGCCGCCCCGCATCGATCTTCTTCCGCAGATACGAGACATACAGCTCGACCACATTGGCCTGGCCGCCGAAGTCGTAGGACCACACCCGGTCGAGGATCTGCGCCTTGCTCAGCACGCGCCGCGGATTGCGCATCAGAAAGCGCAGCAGCTCGAACTCGGTCGCCGTCAGATGGATGGAG
This window contains:
- a CDS encoding bifunctional glycosyltransferase family 2/GtrA family protein; the protein is MRTDTPRGTLPAREHLLAAAAGLPVLDVVIPVYNEEADLERCVLRLHDHLARTFPYGFRITIADNASTDRTPEVAAWLDDTIAEVRSYRLEEKGRGRALRTVWSHSDAPVLAYMDVDLSTDLNALLPLVAQLISGHSDLAIGSRLARSSRVVRGPKREFISRAYNLILRGSLAARFSDAQCGFKAIRREVAERLLPMVEDTGWFFDTELLVLAERAGLRIHEVPVDWVDDPDSTVHIVSTATDDLKGVWRVGRALAVGALPLDRLARPFGDDPRDRQLSGVPGGLARQLVGFCVVGALSTLLYLLLYSLFRAGVGPQVANAGALLVSAVANTAANRRLTFGVRGRDRAVRHQAQGLVVFGIGLALTSGSLAALDAAAGSPSHSTELAVLIAANLAATVLRFLLFRAWVFPDRRDAPAADESATARPVAGQAQHPYDTADFRAGEAADHTWDVTTQLRVVPQDNDQRNAR
- a CDS encoding sensor histidine kinase, producing the protein MSGLRGRRWSLRTRLVVSAVTLIAVVAAMIGTATTIAYRTYLYGQLDIQLRNVAIRAAGPPDMGGGRSPIDTLSKDPLGFVNGGGMPVGTVGALVAEDGSIDRGVASTEQGSEGLAPQASALTVAQAEGLAEVPRDRSEHTTELAGLGEYRVKYITGSRGSFLVGLPTRELQDALGTLVVVEVCVTGAGLIAAGIAGAALVGVALRPLRRVAATATRVSELPLHSGEVALHERVPAAEADPRTEVGQVGAALNRMLGHVGSALAVRQESETRVRQFVADASHELRTPLASIRGYAELTRRGREEVGADTRHALGRIEAEATRMTGLVEDLLLLARLDAGRPLSYQSTDLSPLVVDALSDARAAGQDHKWLLELPVEPATVRGDGARLHQVLVNLLANARTHTPAGTTVTARVRVGGPKVVLEIEDDGPGIPPELQPHIFERFARGDASRSRGAGSTGLGLAIVQAVVTAHGGTVTVWSRPGHTVFAVELPAVYDSQTGHRRITQM